The genomic region CTCTCGGATATCCAGTACTTCCAGTTCACGGAGGTTGTTGATTTCACTTGGCAGATGGGTAACATTTGTTCCCCTTAGGCTCAGATACTTGAGCAGTAACATTGTGTTGCATATGTCCTTAAGGTAGCTTTTGTTCTTCCCTCCAAAGCATTGGCAACCATCAAGATCTAACACCTTGATCAGAGATACTCGAGATGATTCTTCATAGAGCTTTTGGAAGAATCTATCGATTCTGTCAGAGCCACGAAGTCGGAGATCATTGAAAATGGAGAAGTGGCGAGCCAAGTGATGTGATAGGCGTGTTTCCACGATGCGCTGTTTTCTGGCAATCTTGGTAATGAATCCATGAACTAGATCACCTATCACACAACTCTTTGCATGACCTGTAGCTCCAATATCAGCAGGATAAACAAGCCACCGGTTCACAAGTGCATCAAAACATCGATTGGCATGACGCACAGAACTGGCCCAGTCTTCCTTTGCTATGAGGCCTTCTACAACCCACCGTCCTATCAAGGTTGACCGCTTGATGGCTTGTTGTCGAGGGAAAATAGCCAGGTACATCAAGCAAGACTTGTATTCCTTAGGCAGATCACCATAAGAGAACTTTAACATCTTCTTAGCAATGTTGTCCAATGAGTTGTCTGAAACCTGTTGCAAGGTTCCATGCAACTTACGTAGCTCCTCATTGCTCCTTTTGGGGTTGGCATACAAAGCATGAACGAAGATCTTCATACATAATTCATGTGACTTGCACTTGTCCAAGATGTCAAGCAGAATCTTGGCGCTATCTTCAGTAATCTGCTTTTTTGTAAGCTCGAGTGTAGTATCACGGTAGAGGCCAAGAAGAGAATAGTCTATAGGCTCCCGTGGCGGAAAACAATATTCCTTGGCTCGTGTAGCATATTCTGTGGTTTTCAACATCAGTGCACCTGCTATGCGACCAAACATGTTGAAAGCATTTTTGGTGTCTTCCCATCCGGATATGAAGTCATTATCCAGTTTGAGGATAACCAAGATGGGACTATCTGGTATCTTCAAACAATCATTAATTTTGTCTATAATTCCTTTGATCTTGAGCTGCTCTTTCAACCTCCACTCAATTTGTCCAATCTTCTTTGTGGTTTCTTCAATAAGAGCATCTGGGACTGGGATACAATCCAGATTGGATTTACTAGCAGTTGCATCTTGTTTCTTTATGGACTGGTTGTATTCCTTCACCTCAGGTGTGTCAGGTTGCTTGGATTTGTCTTTATGAATCTCAGCTTTATCTAGTTTTTTCATGGATGTATCACCCTGCAACTCCATTAAGACCTTGCGGATTACTTCTTTAAATGGGTCATCAGCCAATATAGTAGTTCTAGTGATGGTAGCTTGGTTGGAGTCTTGCTCTCGGATTTGCAGGGGCTTCACTGGGAACACCACCCGTAGGATATGTTCATAATGGGCTCTCTCGAGATGAATTGGTCCCGTTCTTGATTCTTCAGTAAGATCTTTAGGCTTCTGATTCTCATCTGCATTTTGTTCCATATGATTTTTAAGGTTCTTGGCTGTTTCCTTGATGATATCTTCATGCGAGAGTGGTTTTGCTTCTTTCCTCTCTAAAAGTGTTGCTTCCTTTGTTTCTTGGTTTAGGGGTTTGGTAGCAGACGAACCATCATCTGGCTTTTGCTTCAGCAACAACATGGCTCGGAGGAGTACGCCCAAGGGTTCATCTTTAGATGATTTCAACAGGTCCAGTTGGTCACCATTCATTTCTTCCAGGTTGAGCTGCCGCTGGCCGCCCTTCATTTGTGTAATAGTACCCTTGATCTCTGAAATCTTGTTGTCAAGCTTCATCCTCTTGATATTTTTTGTTATTTCATCAAACAACCTCCTTTTTTCTGAGCCAATAGCTATTTTCCTTTTGTCAAGATCTTGCTCCTCCTCTCCCCGGCCTTGACCTTGCTGGCGCAGCACACGCAGGATGTAGTAGAGAATGTCCCGGGATTGAAGCCAATCACGAAAAAAGTGCACTCCTGGGATGTCCACCAAGACACACCGCCTGCCAGTGGCATGTTTATCCCAGATAGCCGAAGCTTCCATTGCAAGAGCGAGGGTTTCTTCCTTATCCGGTGCCACAATGGCAACAGATGCTATTGATTTCTCCTTAGAAGTGTTGCCTTGTGCAACATATTTTATCCATTCGGCCAACTTCACCCTAACATTGTCCTCCGGTGTACGAGGCTGGTAAATTGCCCCTATTGGAGCAGAATGCTTAGTCGCTGCCATTCCCATCATAAGCTGATTGTCGTTgtcttcttcttcatctccggAAGCAGCAGATGATGGGGTCAAATGTGCCAATGATGATGATGTTGCCACCGGCATGAGCCCAGCCCCTGTAGGTGACTGCTCCGCTCCCGCCCCTTTCGTTGGGACCTCAACGCCATACCTGTAACATGCAGTATATAGTTACTTACGAACAGAAGGAAAAGTTTTGTCATATGTGGAATAAAAAACTGTAGGCAATCTGGAGACTTTTTGTTTGATTTATCTCATcaaaactatgaaaatgttgtGGCAGTTTATTTTGTCGAGAATCTGGATGAGGAGAAAGTGGGCTGGAATTGCACAACCATTACCAACTGCTCCTCTGTTCTTTCTTATTAGTAATCATTGTAGACTTGCAGACTCATGGTACAACTCTATACTGTTAAATATGTAACATGTTCTTCACAAGGAAATGTGTTGTTAAACCCGGGTTCAATACACCCCTTTGTATTCATAGTTTCTATAAATAACAGTATCTAAAATGAAAGTATCCTTCTGagctcgagctcaaatgagctcggatgAATAGTAAAAgtgaatagttttggaaacaaattCAAACAATTCTGCATTTGTTTGTGGTAACTTTGATAAATGTTGTAAGAGTATGCAAATTTTCATCATGAGATCACATTCGTGAAAGGTGTGACCAAAAAAATCCATGCGAAGAAAATGCTTTAGATATAGGGAGGGAATATTATGACGCCGTGGTGGGGCTACCCAGCCTCTTTTTCTTTATGTTTCGATTTTCAATCTTTCAT from Triticum aestivum cultivar Chinese Spring chromosome 4A, IWGSC CS RefSeq v2.1, whole genome shotgun sequence harbors:
- the LOC123088163 gene encoding uncharacterized protein, which encodes MAELAAGAVSSLLGVIRNEAQLLGRVGHDVQFIREEMESMQSFLTHLSRKEPTDGEHDEQIRTWMNQVRLLAQDSNNCIDMYLYRGNPELHLARGGLRRYVAWLPWFLHKMVAQHRAAIQLRVLRERARDIGERRLRYGVEVPTKGAGAEQSPTGAGLMPVATSSSLAHLTPSSAASGDEEEDNDNQLMMGMAATKHSAPIGAIYQPRTPEDNVRVKLAEWIKYVAQGNTSKEKSIASVAIVAPDKEETLALAMEASAIWDKHATGRRCVLVDIPGVHFFRDWLQSRDILYYILRVLRQQGQGRGEEEQDLDKRKIAIGSEKRRLFDEITKNIKRMKLDNKISEIKGTITQMKGGQRQLNLEEMNGDQLDLLKSSKDEPLGVLLRAMLLLKQKPDDGSSATKPLNQETKEATLLERKEAKPLSHEDIIKETAKNLKNHMEQNADENQKPKDLTEESRTGPIHLERAHYEHILRVVFPVKPLQIREQDSNQATITRTTILADDPFKEVIRKVLMELQGDTSMKKLDKAEIHKDKSKQPDTPEVKEYNQSIKKQDATASKSNLDCIPVPDALIEETTKKIGQIEWRLKEQLKIKGIIDKINDCLKIPDSPILVILKLDNDFISGWEDTKNAFNMFGRIAGALMLKTTEYATRAKEYCFPPREPIDYSLLGLYRDTTLELTKKQITEDSAKILLDILDKCKSHELCMKIFVHALYANPKRSNEELRKLHGTLQQVSDNSLDNIAKKMLKFSYGDLPKEYKSCLMYLAIFPRQQAIKRSTLIGRWVVEGLIAKEDWASSVRHANRCFDALVNRWLVYPADIGATGHAKSCVIGDLVHGFITKIARKQRIVETRLSHHLARHFSIFNDLRLRGSDRIDRFFQKLYEESSRVSLIKVLDLDGCQCFGGKNKSYLKDICNTMLLLKYLSLRGTNVTHLPSEINNLRELEVLDIRETKVHPSATVNVLLLKLKRLLAGRVVQSLGSSSTALSSVEVPDKVEKMLSMEVLSNVKARNRQDLKDIGKLWQLRKLGVVIEHKDSHFRNLLRAISDLHECLKSLSITLPMVDEDPSNQEFTEWVLERYKDSPKLLESLSIVGTPQTVQLLRLLTKDSGQLHLAKVTLSGTHLTQDDLEVLAKLPKLICVRLRHKAYIDRKLTFKNEEFKNLKCFLVEDSNITDINFEGGAPKLEKIILSSIDSLQYIYGVEGLLELKEVELKNNTKLSLFDKARNISKVTLCRTILSQDEVQILAKISSMRTLVLKETSYVQNQLIFYKDDFPRLNLLIVDFSAIPNISFTGGSATRLEKIIWSFTMGTISGIDNLPKLKEFEFNGDFVPNQVKEAINKHKNIPKLIHNKPENQYKEAGNIQEKRDVTRFPFCWKIQD